AGGCGCGCGACGAAGGTCGTACTCGAAGTACGACACCGAGGAGGGCCCGCGCAGCGTCCGCACCTGCGAAGCTGTGCAGTGAAGCGGGCCAGCGCTCGCCTTCGCGGTCGCATGTGTCGAGGCTCCACGCTCCGGCGAGCACGACGCAGACACCGTATTTTGCCGCAACCCGGAGGGGGCAATCCGTGCGCATGACTTTGTTGTTCGTCGCTGATTTGGCCTCTACCAAACGGTGCTCCTCACGCCTCGCCCTGCACCCGAATTGCGCACCGTCGCAACCGCGTGGGACTTAATCAGAGGTTCCCTAACCACGGCAGCAATTCCCGGATATCGTCCAAGCAGGCAAAAGGAGAAAGCTCAATCAGGCTTTGTTTCGGGTGAGCACCATAACTCACCGCGAGCGAGGCCACGCCGGCGTTTTTTGCCATCTGCAAATCATGGGTGGTGTCGCCTATCATCAGCGTTTTTTCGGCAGCCACATCCATTTCCTCAATCAATTCCAGCAACATGCCGGGGTGCGGCTTGGAAAAACATTCATCTGCGCAGCGCGAAGCGTGGAAATAGCGGCCCAGACCGGTTTCCTGAAAATCACGATTCAAACCTTTGCGGCTCTTGCCGGTCGCCACCGCGAGCAGGAATCCCACTTGATGCAAAGCTTGCAAAGTTTCGTTGACCCCGGGAAAAACCGGGATCGGCGCCTGTAGCGAAAGAAAATGACGACGATAGCGCTCCACCATTTGCGGGTAATCGTCGGGCGAAAAGTCGGGCAGCAAATGCGCCAGCGCCTCCCTGAAACCCAGGCCGATGATGTGTTTCACCTCTAGCGGATTGGGAACGGGCAGGCCGAAATCATCGCATGCCGGCTGCATCGAAGCGACGATGAGGTCGGCG
This is a stretch of genomic DNA from Burkholderiales bacterium. It encodes these proteins:
- a CDS encoding HAD-IA family hydrolase: MKPERFHLLVFDWDGTLTDSADLIVASMQPACDDFGLPVPNPLEVKHIIGLGFREALAHLLPDFSPDDYPQMVERYRRHFLSLQAPIPVFPGVNETLQALHQVGFLLAVATGKSRKGLNRDFQETGLGRYFHASRCADECFSKPHPGMLLELIEEMDVAAEKTLMIGDTTHDLQMAKNAGVASLAVSYGAHPKQSLIELSPFACLDDIRELLPWLGNL